AATACTGGCGTAAAATTGCAGACAATGAGCTATCTTTACGAAGATCCATCAAGTCTGCCAAAGAGTCTGTGCGCGTATCCAAGTGGTGCTTGTGTTCTGCTGGTAGAACCGTCACCAGATGTTTTGCTTTAGGTTGCATCTGCATCAACGGCATTAGTTGTGGCTGTGGCACAAAAATTGGCTGGTTCTTGGGAAGGCGTGGTTCCAATCTTTGGTACTGGCTTTGTGCCAAACGTGCCTGATGGCGCTTAACCTGTTTTTGGAATTTTGGCGGTTGCGCTTTCCGGTTGAGCAGTTTGAAAACCAGCAAGGAACCACAACCACAACTGAGGACGATCGCAGCTACCATCCATAAAGGTGTAGGATTACTATTCTCAGAGGGCACATTGATTGGTTCTTCAACTATAACTGGGATTTTTTCTGGTTCTTCTTGTGCTACCTGTCCAGCATTACCTAAGCTATACAGGGCAAAAGCACCACCACCTAAAAACATGGCTAAACACCCAGTTAGCAATAGCCAAGGATGATGTGTAACCAGATATATCAGAACATTCGAGCTTTGTTTTAATCTCGATTTCCTGTTTGTCAGCTCTGGAGTAGCCCTTCTGAGTCGGGTTGGCTCGCGCTGTACACTCTGACTTTTTTCCATGATTACTTTCAGATTTGTACCCCTCTAGTCAATAAATTGTACTGGAGGAGTCAAGCATCAGGTATCCGTAACAAAACTTCCGATTTCAGTAGCTTTTTTGTAAAACAGATGCTACCAAATCCGGCTAACTTTTGTCAAATTTGTCTATTTCTTGTGACTTCTTACCGTCATAATCTCAAATCAGTTGGCTTATTTTCTTTCAGAGCTTGGAGAATGCCTTTCTAGAGCAAGTTGAATTAACCGATCGACTAATTCGGGAAATGAGACTCCACTATGGGCCCAGAGTTGGGGATACATACTCGTCGCTGTAAACCCTGGCAACGTATTGATTTCATTAATCAATACTTCTTGTGTGGCTTCCACATAAAAGAAATCTACCCTTGCTAAACCCGCAGCGTCAACAGCTGCAAAAGCTTGCAAAGCCATGTCTTGAATTTGACGAGCGATCGCATCTGGAATCGGTGCGGGAATCAGTAAATCTGCCCGACCTTCTGTATATTTAGTTTCATAATCATAAAAATCGCTGTTATATGTAATCTCTCCAACGATAGAGGCTTTTGGTTGATCATTACCTAAAATGGCACATTCGACTTCTCTAGCTACTACACCAGCTTCGACAACCAGTCTTCGATCGTAACTGGCGGCATTATCTAAGGCGGCTTCTAATTCTTGGCGCGATCGCACTTTGGCAATACCCACTGATGAACCCAAATTAGCAGGTTTGACAAAAGCAGGATAACCTAATGCTGCCTCAATGTCATCACAGAGTTTTGGAAACACGCAAGGATTAGACCAAACCTGCGCTCTAGTTATCGCCTTATATTTTACCTGTGCGAGTCCCGCTTGCTCAAAGGCAATTTTCATCGCAATTTTATCCATCCCCATTGCTGAACCTAAAACCCCAGAACCAACAAAGGGAACTTGCATCAAGGTGAGTAACCCTTGAATTGTCCCATCTTCACCGTTGGGGCCGTGGAGAACGGGAAACCAAATATCCACTTGGGCAACTTGAGAGGGAGATTGCCATTTACTCAGGGTTTGGGCTTGAGGGTTGGATGTCAGATTTACCTCAGAAGTTGATTGTTCAGCTTCCAGAAGGGGATTGCCGGTTTCTAAAACCTTTTGGGGTGCTTCTCCCGCTAACCATCGTCCATCTTTTTGGATGTAAAAAGGCAAGATTTCGTACTTACTAGCATTTTCATCTGCACTCAAGGCTTTAGCGATCGCCCGTGCTGATTTGATTGAAACTTCATGTTCTCCCGAACGACCGCCAAACAGTAACCCCACGCGCAGCTTAGTCATTTTCGGTTCCTCGACACTTCTCAAGCAGATAGCGTATCATAACCTACAAAAGTTGCCATCTTTTTCTTTTATTTCTTTTACGGTTAGGACTAGCTCTTTGAAAGTGGCTCAATAGTTCTGTGGTTAAATTAATTACTTTTAAACCGCAGAGGCGCAGAGAACACAGAGTAAAGAGATTCAAGAGAAATTTTTGGCTAGAAAAAACTTTACTATTTGAGGTGTCAAAATTTTTTCAGATATTCAAAACCATTGGGCCAAAGCATCTATCCTCGCAGCAGCCAAGCAAAATATATTCAAAGGTTATCTAGACGGGACTTTTCGTCCTAATGCACCTGTGACTCGTGCTGAATTTGCGGCGATTATTTTCATAGGCTTACCGAAACAGCAATTATCTCGTCCGGCGATAACCTTTACAGATGTACCCGCTAATCACTGGGCCGCTAAAGCGATCGCCCAAGCATATCAGACAAAGTATCTGTCTGGGTATCCCAATTCTATTTTCAAACCCAATGAACTAATCCTGCGTGTGCAAGCAATAGCTGCTTTAGCTTCTGGGTTAAATTATGGGGTTACAGTAGAGCCGATAAATACGTTAAAAAAATATTACAGTGATTTCGCACAAATTCCCAGTTATGCTGTCAGTGCGATCGCAGCCGCAACCGAAAAGCGAATTATTGTTAACTACCCCGATATCAAAAGTTTACAGCCCAATCAAAACGCTACTAGAGGCGAAATAGCAGCATTTATTTGTCGGGTTCTCGAAATTCCTACCGTACCTGCTAAGTATATTCCGGGTGTAGAGTTGTTTGCGATTCCACCACAATTTGATGCTGCTGATGATTTTGTGGAAGGATTCGCCCGGGTGCAAAAAGGTAATCAGTGGGGCTATATCGACAAAACCGGAAACTTTGTGATTTCGCCACAATTTGATGAAGCTCATCCTTTTTCAGAAGGATTGATATTAGTAAAAGAAAATATAAATAAATCAAGCCCTACATAATTCATGGAAATTCGTGGTATTTGGATCACTACAACAGCTAGCCAAGTCTTAAACTCTAGACAAAATATTGCTGAGGCGATGAACTTTCTCGCCGAAACAGGATTTAACGTAGTATTTCCTGTTGTTTGGAATAATGGTTCAACTAACTATCGTAGCCAAGTAATGAAAGAAAAATTTGGCATAGAAATAAAACCAGTTAAGGAATTTCAAGATAGAGATCCTTTAAAAGAATTAATTGAAGAAGCCAAAAAAGTTGATATTGCGGTTATCCCTTGGTTTGAATATGGATTTATGAGTTCTTATGGAGAAAAGGGTGGCAAAATCATTCAGGATAAACCAGAATGGGCAGCAATTGATTATGCTCGGACAAACCTTAATCTCAATGGTTATTATTGGCTAAATTCTCTTGATAGCGAAGTGCAAGACTTTGTATTAAGTTTATTCTTAGAAGTCGTAACAGAGTATGAAGTTGCCGGCATTCAAGGAGATGATCACTTTCTCGCTTTACCAATGGAAGGTGGTTATGATGAAAAAACTGTTAAACGCTATCAGGACGAGTTTAATCAACAACCACCAAAACCGCCAGAGAGAAGAAATTCTCAAGATCCACCAGATCCACAATGGCAGAATCCACAATGGAAACAATGGGCACGGTGGCGGGCTGATATTATTTCCAATTTTTTAAACCGCTTCTATCGGCAAATAATCAATATCAACCCTGAATTAATTATTTCCATGTCTCCTACTATTTATCCTTGGGGTTACGACAACTACCTACAAGATTCTCAAACTTGGATTGATCAGGGATTAGTCGATTTAATTCATCCACAGTTATATTACAAAGAATTTGAACTTTATAAAAAAGATTTAGATAGGCTTTTAGCTAATCAATTTGCAAAACAACAATTGCCATATTTAATTCCTGGTGTTCTTTTAAAAAAAGGTATATATCGGATTACTCCAGAACATTTAGTACAGACACTAAACTATAATCGCTCTGTTGGTCTTCAAGGGGAAGTTTTATTTTTCTATGAAGCTTTGCGAGAAGATAATAATGCTTTAGCTAATATTCTTAAATCAGGGATTTACTCTACACCTGCTGGAAGATTTGACCAGAAAGAAATTAAAAAATATGGCTTTACTCATCGACGAATAAATGGTAATTTTACTTACACAAATACATCACAAGAAATTAGCATCAAGGCTCAATTTGATTGGGTTGAGCCATTTTCCGAAGGGATGGCAGCCGTCAAAATGGGTTATAAATGGGGTTACATCGATAAAGCAGGTAAACTGATCACCCGCCTTCAATTTGATATTGCTGAACCTTTTTCAGAAGGATTAGCTGTGGTAAAAATTAATAATAAATATAGGTATTTTGATAAAACTGCCAACCTGTTAACTGCCTTACAATTTGATGATGCTAAATCATTTGTGTTAGGGATGGCAGCCGTAAAAATAGCTGATAAGTGGGGGTATATTGAGAAAAGAAGCAAAATCATGATGATTCCTGCTCAATTCGACGATGCTAAATCATTCGCTGAAGACTTAGCCGCCGTAAAAATAGCTAATAAATGGGGATATATTGATAAAACAGGTAAAATTATCATTCAATTTAGCTTAGATGAGGCGACAATTTTTTCTGAAGGATTGGCATTAGTAAAACAAGCAAATAAATTTGGCTATATAGGTAAAGATGGAAATTTTATTATAGAGCCACAATTTGACGAAGCTGATACTTTCTCACAAGGGTTAGCTCCTGCTAAAATGGGAAGTAGATGGGGATATATTAATCAGTTTGGTGAGTTTTTAATTCCGCCAGATTTCGATTTTGCTAAACCTTTTTCTGAAGGCAGAGCATTAGTTAATGTTGGTGGAGAATTCAAACAAGATAAGGAACAAGGGAAAGTATCTTTTATGGGAGGTAAATGGGGATACATTTGCAAACCCTAAGAAGATATTTGTAAAGTGTAATTTCTTACTTGTCTGAGTGACTGAAAGTCGTGGCTACACGAGACTTTACCCACGTAAGTGGCTTAAAATCTTAATTTTTAAACTTCCAGCCTTCAATTAAAACAACCGTGTTGTCAGCTACAGTTATATTCCAGGAAATTGAGCAACAATATTAATGAATAACTAGAAATGCAGCCCTACCTGTAAAATGATGCTGCCGTTTCATGAAACCTAGAATTATCGTTTGCGGCTTAGGACGAACCGGATATAAAACCTTTCGTTTGCTGAGACAACAGGGAGCCTTCGTTGTTGGCATTCATCATCAATCTATCCCTGGCGAAACAGCACCAGATGTGATTGTTGGCGATTTACAAGCAGCTTCTACCCTAACAGCAGCAGGGATTCAACAGGCACACACTTTAGTCATCGCTGGATCTAAAGATGCTGTGAATTTGTCAATTATGATGCAAGCGCGAGTACTAAATCCCCAGATTCGGATTATCAACCGTTTTTATAATACAAATTTAGGAGAGCGCCTAGATCAAAGTTTGCCAGACCATTTGAGTTTGAGTGTTGTGGGTTTAGCAGCACCTGTATTTACTTTTGCAGCACTGGGAAACCAAGCCATCGGACAAATCAAATTATTTCAGCAAACTTGGCCGATTCACGAAGAATACATTGATGAAAACCACTTCTGGAATGGTCTAAAGCTGAGTGAATTGTGGGAAGATCGATCGCGGATGCTAATTTATTACTTGCCAGTAGAAGGTGAGATGGATTTGGTGTCAGGTGTAATATCTGGACAGGAAATCAAAGTAGGCGATCGCTTAATTATTGGTACACAACCCCGCATCCGTTCCCCCCGGAGATCGTTAATTAAAAAACTGCTGAAAGTCCTCACCAATTTTAGGCAGTTTCAGGAACACGGGCGATCGGTAGTCATGGGGGCTGTTGTACTATTGGCAGTGATTGCGATCGCTACACTCACCTATACATCGGCTGAGTTGAGTTTGTCTCCTGTGGATGCTCTATATTTTTCTGTAGGCATGATTACTGGAGCGGGTGGTAATGACAAAGTAGTAGAAAATGCTCCTAACAGTATTAAGTTATTTACCGTTGTGATGATGCTGGTTGGAGCAGTAGTGATTGGTATTTGGTACGCAATGCTCACCGATTTTGTCTTAGGAAGCCGCTTTAAGCAATTTTGGGATGCAGCCAGAATACCCCACCGATATCACTACATTGTCTGTGGCTTGAGTGGTATTGGATTGAGAATTGTCCAGCAACTCCACGCTAGTGGACATGAAGTGGTAGTAGTTGAACCTGATTCTAATAATAAATATATCAACACCGCCCGCGAATTAGGTATCCCCGTTATTCAGGGAGATGCCAGCTTTCGCACAATACTGAAAGCCAGCAATATAGATTCTGCCGCCGCCGTACTTGCTGTTACTAGCAATGATGCTACCAATCTGGAAATTGCCCTCAAAGCTAAAGGTTTGACACCAAGCATTCCGGTAATTGTTCATTATGCCGATCCCGATTTTGCTGGCATAGCGCAACAACTATTTGGCTTCGAGGCGGTACTGAGTCCGGCTGAACTAGCAG
This genomic interval from Nostoc sp. KVJ3 contains the following:
- a CDS encoding D-alanine--D-alanine ligase family protein, which translates into the protein MTKLRVGLLFGGRSGEHEVSIKSARAIAKALSADENASKYEILPFYIQKDGRWLAGEAPQKVLETGNPLLEAEQSTSEVNLTSNPQAQTLSKWQSPSQVAQVDIWFPVLHGPNGEDGTIQGLLTLMQVPFVGSGVLGSAMGMDKIAMKIAFEQAGLAQVKYKAITRAQVWSNPCVFPKLCDDIEAALGYPAFVKPANLGSSVGIAKVRSRQELEAALDNAASYDRRLVVEAGVVAREVECAILGNDQPKASIVGEITYNSDFYDYETKYTEGRADLLIPAPIPDAIARQIQDMALQAFAAVDAAGLARVDFFYVEATQEVLINEINTLPGFTATSMYPQLWAHSGVSFPELVDRLIQLALERHSPSSERK
- a CDS encoding S-layer homology domain-containing protein, whose product is MQNHWAKASILAAAKQNIFKGYLDGTFRPNAPVTRAEFAAIIFIGLPKQQLSRPAITFTDVPANHWAAKAIAQAYQTKYLSGYPNSIFKPNELILRVQAIAALASGLNYGVTVEPINTLKKYYSDFAQIPSYAVSAIAAATEKRIIVNYPDIKSLQPNQNATRGEIAAFICRVLEIPTVPAKYIPGVELFAIPPQFDAADDFVEGFARVQKGNQWGYIDKTGNFVISPQFDEAHPFSEGLILVKENINKSSPT
- a CDS encoding WG repeat-containing protein codes for the protein MEIRGIWITTTASQVLNSRQNIAEAMNFLAETGFNVVFPVVWNNGSTNYRSQVMKEKFGIEIKPVKEFQDRDPLKELIEEAKKVDIAVIPWFEYGFMSSYGEKGGKIIQDKPEWAAIDYARTNLNLNGYYWLNSLDSEVQDFVLSLFLEVVTEYEVAGIQGDDHFLALPMEGGYDEKTVKRYQDEFNQQPPKPPERRNSQDPPDPQWQNPQWKQWARWRADIISNFLNRFYRQIININPELIISMSPTIYPWGYDNYLQDSQTWIDQGLVDLIHPQLYYKEFELYKKDLDRLLANQFAKQQLPYLIPGVLLKKGIYRITPEHLVQTLNYNRSVGLQGEVLFFYEALREDNNALANILKSGIYSTPAGRFDQKEIKKYGFTHRRINGNFTYTNTSQEISIKAQFDWVEPFSEGMAAVKMGYKWGYIDKAGKLITRLQFDIAEPFSEGLAVVKINNKYRYFDKTANLLTALQFDDAKSFVLGMAAVKIADKWGYIEKRSKIMMIPAQFDDAKSFAEDLAAVKIANKWGYIDKTGKIIIQFSLDEATIFSEGLALVKQANKFGYIGKDGNFIIEPQFDEADTFSQGLAPAKMGSRWGYINQFGEFLIPPDFDFAKPFSEGRALVNVGGEFKQDKEQGKVSFMGGKWGYICKP
- a CDS encoding NAD-binding protein; this encodes MKPRIIVCGLGRTGYKTFRLLRQQGAFVVGIHHQSIPGETAPDVIVGDLQAASTLTAAGIQQAHTLVIAGSKDAVNLSIMMQARVLNPQIRIINRFYNTNLGERLDQSLPDHLSLSVVGLAAPVFTFAALGNQAIGQIKLFQQTWPIHEEYIDENHFWNGLKLSELWEDRSRMLIYYLPVEGEMDLVSGVISGQEIKVGDRLIIGTQPRIRSPRRSLIKKLLKVLTNFRQFQEHGRSVVMGAVVLLAVIAIATLTYTSAELSLSPVDALYFSVGMITGAGGNDKVVENAPNSIKLFTVVMMLVGAVVIGIWYAMLTDFVLGSRFKQFWDAARIPHRYHYIVCGLSGIGLRIVQQLHASGHEVVVVEPDSNNKYINTARELGIPVIQGDASFRTILKASNIDSAAAVLAVTSNDATNLEIALKAKGLTPSIPVIVHYADPDFAGIAQQLFGFEAVLSPAELAAPAFAAAALGGRILGNGITADSLWVAFATVITPLHAFCGQWVKDVAMSADCVPLYVEVNHQTLHGWDLLETNLSPGDVLYMTMPATRLYQLWRDDRVCETHA